TCGTGTCACACGCCGCATGCATGtggggcgggagagaggagcggcacCTTTGTGTGCCTCTCTACAGCATCCATGGAAggtctctctccccctgaGCGCGCAGCCAGCTAAACGCAAACACAATCTACCACTCAGTCTGCGATGCACCGCCTGTGCAGCTCCTCAAGCATTCCGATTAGAGACTAGTAGCCCCATGAACGAACCGCTACGTTGACTTCAAAGCCGTAGTTCCCCACCGCCTACTCTTGCTTCAACACTGTTGcctcctgcgctgcggctcccTCCGAGGCGGTCGCGCGCTAGTCCCTTCGTCTGCGAACGGATGAGAACCGGCACGCCTTTTAGCCCCACTGCCGCCTTTGGCACATGCGTACCCGGCAACTGAAGTTTGCGTCTCGCGAATCAGCGTACGCCTCGCGAAtcgcctcggcgctgctgagaaGCGCCGCATGAGGgtgagtgggggggggctcgTAGGCAACGCCGCTCTtgctctccagcagcaccacaagCTCATCCGCAGGGAGCCGGAGATCCGCGTGCTTGCGATGCTGCCTCATCGCCACGAAATGCTCAAGACACTCCGAAACACAGCCCGCAGAAAAAAATCGCCTGTGCTTGACGGACGCAACGCCCCAAAACAGGCTGCGTTGATGCGGAGCGAGCACAGGGAGACGCGTATAGACGGTGGATCTGGTTCTGGAACGACGGGTACTTGCAGCCGGCGATGATCGCCGGCTCCCAGTCCAGTGCGCCGTGAGACAGGGGCGACTGCCTCCGTTAGGTGTCTGCAAAGCACTCGCTTCGGGCGGCCGCGTGACATGCGCCCATGACGTGTTGATGCACACGCCGCCCGCAGACCGAGAGGAGCGTGCGACACCGCGAAGGACGGATGGCGGCCACCGTCAATTCTGCGCCAAAGTGCGCCttcgcggcgccgcagcatcaTCAGAGGGAACCGCCCACTGGGCTCAAGGCCGAGCGCAGCACCGATGCACAAGCGCGGCGTCACATTAAGCGCCTCGTCCACAAGCGAGGTGGGGCACTTGTTGCACTGTCGCTGTGTGTGCTCATTCAGCTTCCCACGCGACATACACCTTTACGGGGCTGTAGAGAATGCTCGCCGCACATCGTTGCTGGTCCCTGGCACAGTAGCCGACAGAGGCATCTAtcacgcgcgcctctctaGACGCATTCGGCTTCGCACAGCTGTGACAGCTTCTCTGGTCAGTCCCGAAAAAAGTGTGCAGCTCTAAGGCGAAAACACGACCACGGTAAACAAGGCTGGCAAGAAAAATAGAGAAGTGGCGGCCAGCGCAGTCACCCTTGGGCAGACGCAAGCTGTTCTCCGGagtgcggcgccaccaccacgacacgAGGAGACGCGGGAAGGAGAGCAAAGCAATCTATGTGTGGCAATACTGCAGATGGGAAAACGGGATGGAGGGGGGGCCGTGCTGTATACGCGTGAGCTTGTTGTGCCACAGTGCATCAGATAAACGTCtgtggtgggtgggtagtGAAGAGCACAGCTGACGGTGCCGCGCACGCGAGTGGCCGTCTCACATACGGGACGGTGTGGGGAGCCAAACGCCAACAGCACACGAGACACACCCGCAATGCAGCGTACAGTACCTTTTTTTGCTCTGCATTTGTGCCACACAACCCAAAGACAAGCCCTCCACCAGTAGTGGGGGTTTCGAGCGAGAAAAGAGGACCAAGAAAGGAACGCGAGAACGCCCAGGCACCGCTCCATTGGCATCGCCACGTTTGAGACGCTCTGaaggtgtgcgtgcacacgcacacacacacacacacacagtgcGAGAGTGAAACAGATACCCGCGGAATGGAAAGACCAGGGTCCCTCTGCAGAGATGAGAATCGgggcaaacaaaaaaaatcaAGGGAATGGCGATGGCCCAAACAAGGGGACGAGAAACActaaaaagaaaacaaaaaaaaaacgaaaccTCCAGACAGAATGAACGACAGACATCGCTGCGTACAGAAACGCTGCTAATAAGAGGTGGGGGACCAGGAAGAGGCGGGCGGAAAGGCGGGCAAACACAAGAAAAAACGTTAGAGGGCGTCTGAATCTGTCGAGGCCACGGTGCACAAGAtccacagacacagacacaccacCCATGCAGAGGCAATTACAGAAATGATCCAGCGTTATGCCTGCAGGCGCATAACAGAGAGCCCACACAAGTACACATCAGGACACAAACTACGGAGCGCAGAGGAGCGACGCTCAATACATGACAAGgagtcctcctcctccccatgGCACGCACGACGATACTTTTCAGTGCCCACAtagcacacaaagaaaagcaaagaaCGCGGCGAGGACAAGTTGAAGGCGCGCACGACTCAATGCAGCGCGCAGAGGAGGAAATTACATGCAGCGAGACAATGGAAACGCAGCAGGAGCACAGGCGTGCCTTTTCTCGTGCGGCAGTACCAGGTGCACGCAAAGGCCCGCACACAAGCCACTTACACCCATTCAAATGCACACAAGAGCATCGAGGGCTGTTGGCAGGCACGAAAAAAAGCAAAGTCCGGATTCCCATCTCTCCTGCCAAGCCCCGCTTTTCCAGCTAGCGAGATGAAGCGCTTCGGTAGTGCTACTCACCGCCACGGCCAACACCTACACACAACACATTCAGTCTTCACGTTGTTGGGGGAAAAAAGGGCGAGGGGCAGACTCCCACGCACGAAGTCGACGTCCTCTATGATACGCGTACCCATACCTCATCAAGCCCTGAGAAACACGCGCCAACCAACACAGAGGGCAGAAGCAAAGGGCTGCTGTCGTTGTCGAGTGTCACGCACTCACCAATGAGCACGCGACGCAGAGGCTGAAGAAAACAGCAGGCACACAGCGATACTCTGATCcgacgggcagcggcgcctacAGCCAGTTGCCCACAAGCGCCATCAGCCCCATACCCACCCACAGAGACACAAACAGCATGATCTTCTTCACCGTGCGGTGCCCCTGCCCATCGCAGCAGTAGTGCTTCACATCCGCCACAAAGTCAccaagcagcagcgtgaaGGCGAGGTACAGCAGGATGCCGCCGCACAGCGTGTCCAGTACAGCAACAACAGTggcgaagccgctgccggacaTCGCAGACGGCGACACGGACACGGCAatcgcggccgctgccatGCCAGCTGGCGCGCTGAGGGAGAACACAAGGGCAAGAACAACATCCAGGGTGGCCGAAAACTTGGCGTCCACGAGACGCGACCCAACCGCCATGCCCTCGAACAGCTGGTGGAACACAAGCGCCACAAGCAGCGGCTTCAGCTCACTGTCTTTCTTGAGCCCGACATCCAGGCCCACAAACACGCTGTGCAGCGTCACACCGAACTCCATGCACACGGCGGAGATCACGCAGCGGAGGTAACCCATGTCCCGTGGTGGCGCCACTGACAGATGTTGGTGCCCGTGAGCAGCGGGCTCATCGCAGTGATGGTGTTGCACCGGGTGCtccggcgacagcgccaccagcggcacctcACAATCATCCAACGCAGCGACGGGCACCGTCGTCTGTGCACCGCTCTTCAAACTCGTGCTCTTACGTTCATCGGTCAAAGGCCCATCCGCCGGTGCTAGGCCCGAGGTGACGCCGGCGTCCACATCAGGGGAGAGCCCGCAGcactcgccgtcgcccttGCTTTCCGCCTtggccgcctctgcctctctcttcagCTTGGCCTTCATCCAGCGCTCAGCGATGTCCGCCAGCTGCATGTCCAGCGcctgcatcagcagcacagcaATCAGGGCAAGCAAGAAGTACAGCGGCCCGTAACTCTTCAGCACGGCGGGGATGCAATCCTCCGAGAAAGCCTCGGCGCCCTCGAAGATCAGGTGAATCGTCGACAcagacagcagcacgcccgTTGCAGCGGACTTCGCCACGGAGAACACATACGGGTATCTCACGAGAGAAGGGATGCACTTGCCGAGAATCGGAATCGCAGTGCCGAGGAGCGACACGAAGAGAATCAGGAACAGCGCGCCGACATGCAGGCCAAGTGAGTAGGCCCCGGTGAAGCCCCTGCACAGCGAGTGCTCTGTCTCTCCAACGTTGGCAGTGCTCGAGCCGTCGGCGTTGAgcggcgcagacacacgATACCCGAGCGCCATCAGGTACCTTGTGCTCGCCTCCACGCTCAGTTTCGCCGTCTCCATGGTTGCTGAAACGGTAGCTGCGGAGGTGTGGCACTGGAAAAAGCTGAAGCGGGCTAGAGAGGGAGGTGCGATGAGCTAACTGAACGGCTTCGGCGGCGGGATGGATGCAAGTGTACACTACAGCGTTGGTGCGTCGGCGATGGAAAGGTAGGGTGATGATCGTGAGTGAGAGAAACAGAAAGCACCAAAGACGTATGAGACTCAGGTGATCCCAAAGCTATTACACATCGAAGGTGCGCACGACAAGCGTGTAACGAcctgtgcgtggcggcgggtCGCTTCCGCAGCATA
This DNA window, taken from Leishmania infantum JPCM5 genome chromosome 31, encodes the following:
- a CDS encoding iron/zinc transporter protein-like protein, coding for METAKLSVEASTRYLMALGYRVSAPLNADGSSTANVGETEHSLCRGFTGAYSLGLHVGALFLILFVSLLGTAIPILGKCIPSLVRYPYVFSVAKSAATGVLLSVSTIHLIFEGAEAFSEDCIPAVLKSYGPLYFLLALIAVLLMQALDMQLADIAERWMKAKLKREAEAAKAESKGDGECCGLSPDVDAGVTSGLAPADGPLTDERKSTSLKSGAQTTVPVAALDDCEVPLVALSPEHPVQHHHCDEPAAHGHQHLSVAPPRDMGYLRCVISAVCMEFGVTLHSVFVGLDVGLKKDSELKPLLVALVFHQLFEGMAVGSRLVDAKFSATLDVVLALVFSLSAPAGMAAAAIAVSVSPSAMSGSGFATVVAVLDTLCGGILLYLAFTLLLGDFVADVKHYCCDGQGHRTVKKIMLFVSLWVGMGLMALVGNWL